A stretch of the Bradyrhizobium arachidis genome encodes the following:
- a CDS encoding ABC transporter permease subunit, with the protein MTRSQIQLAALAAVVCLAAAPFVLSPFSITLMNYIGIYSLVAIGLALLTGVGGIVSFGQAAFVGVAAYATAWVSALNGQSPWLGLLFGVVLTCGVATVLGVVTLRLQGHFLSLSTVAWGLAIGFLFGNVEGLGRFNGISSIPPISLGSYALVTSSQIYFLIWGIVAAVLVLGYNLLDSRLGRAMRALRGGNTLVESLGINAFRIKLATFVIAAFLASLSGWLYAHLSRFISPGPFDAGMGIEYLMMSMVGGAGSLLGGVVGAAIVTLLKNSVQDYLPLIAKGASGQLEIVAFSALFILFLQWARQGIVPFVARYLPKAKRERPQPAPPLPRRSQPKPGELLLKVDGAERRFGGLIAVNNVSFEVRSGEILAVIGPNGAGKSTMFNCLTGALRVNKGEIVFAGRPITRDAQSRIAKAGIARTFQHVKLRPRMSLLENVMLGTYARTRTGLFAGAFRLNQREEASARHEALTQLERVGLGDKPFELAGNLPLGNQRILEIARALAADPALLVLDEPAAGLRRQEKLRLAELLRSLRADHLTILIVEHDMEFVMSLVDRIVVLDFGSKLCEGPPSAIRSDERVQEAYLGGVA; encoded by the coding sequence ATGACGCGCTCCCAGATTCAGCTCGCCGCGCTTGCGGCCGTAGTGTGCCTCGCAGCTGCCCCCTTCGTGCTGAGCCCGTTCAGCATCACGCTGATGAACTATATCGGCATCTATTCGCTGGTCGCGATCGGGCTGGCGCTGCTGACCGGCGTCGGTGGCATCGTGTCGTTCGGACAGGCGGCCTTCGTCGGCGTCGCCGCTTACGCAACCGCGTGGGTGTCCGCGCTGAACGGGCAATCGCCCTGGCTCGGCCTGTTGTTCGGCGTTGTGTTGACCTGCGGTGTCGCGACCGTTCTGGGCGTCGTCACCTTGCGGCTTCAGGGCCATTTCCTGTCGCTTTCCACCGTCGCCTGGGGCCTCGCCATCGGCTTCCTCTTTGGCAATGTCGAGGGGCTCGGCCGCTTCAACGGCATCTCGTCGATCCCGCCGATCAGCTTGGGATCGTACGCCCTCGTCACGAGCTCCCAGATCTATTTCCTGATCTGGGGCATCGTCGCCGCCGTCCTCGTTCTCGGCTACAACCTCCTGGACTCCCGGCTCGGCCGTGCCATGCGCGCGCTGCGCGGCGGCAACACGCTGGTCGAGAGCCTCGGCATCAACGCCTTCCGGATCAAGCTTGCGACCTTCGTGATCGCGGCCTTTCTCGCCTCGCTCTCCGGCTGGCTCTACGCCCACCTCAGCCGTTTCATCAGCCCCGGGCCGTTCGACGCCGGCATGGGCATCGAATATCTCATGATGTCGATGGTCGGCGGCGCGGGCAGCCTGCTCGGCGGTGTCGTCGGCGCGGCCATCGTGACGCTTTTGAAGAACAGCGTGCAGGACTATCTGCCGCTGATTGCCAAGGGCGCGTCGGGCCAACTCGAGATCGTCGCTTTCTCGGCGCTGTTCATCCTGTTCCTGCAATGGGCGCGGCAGGGCATCGTGCCGTTCGTGGCGCGCTATCTGCCAAAGGCAAAGCGCGAGCGGCCACAGCCGGCCCCGCCATTGCCGCGCCGGTCACAGCCGAAACCGGGCGAGCTGCTTCTGAAGGTCGACGGCGCCGAGCGCCGGTTCGGCGGCCTCATCGCGGTCAACAATGTCAGCTTCGAAGTGCGCTCCGGCGAAATCCTTGCGGTCATCGGTCCGAACGGCGCCGGCAAGAGCACGATGTTCAACTGCCTGACCGGCGCGCTCCGGGTCAACAAGGGCGAGATCGTTTTTGCGGGCCGCCCGATCACGCGCGATGCGCAATCGCGGATCGCCAAGGCCGGCATCGCACGCACGTTCCAGCACGTCAAACTCAGGCCCCGCATGAGCCTGTTGGAAAACGTCATGCTCGGCACCTATGCCCGCACCCGCACCGGTCTCTTTGCGGGCGCCTTCCGCCTCAACCAGCGCGAGGAAGCCAGCGCCCGGCACGAGGCGCTGACACAACTCGAACGCGTCGGGCTCGGCGACAAGCCATTCGAGCTCGCCGGCAATCTCCCCCTCGGCAATCAACGCATCCTGGAGATCGCGCGCGCGCTCGCAGCCGACCCCGCCCTGCTGGTGCTCGACGAGCCCGCTGCCGGCCTGCGCCGCCAGGAGAAGCTGCGGCTTGCCGAGCTTTTGCGCTCGCTGCGCGCCGACCACCTCACCATTTTGATCGTCGAGCACGACATGGAGTTCGTGATGTCGCTGGTCGACCGCATCGTCGTGCTCGACTTTGGCTCAAAGCTCTGCGAGGGCCCGCCGAGCGCGATCCGCAGCGACGAGCGTGTGCAAGAGGCCTATCTCGGAGGCGTCGCATGA
- a CDS encoding ABC transporter ATP-binding protein, protein MTAMFSMTDVTVCYDNVEAVRNVSLAVEEGQIVTVIGPNGAGKTTLLMAAIGLLASRGRMEFQGNDIGKLAVEDRVERRLCLVPEKRELFADMSVADNLLLGSYSLRDRSGVQKTLDEVYDRFPRLKERQRQAAGTLSGGERQMLALGRALMAKPKLLMLDEPSLGLAPLIVREIFRTIASLRDLGVSILLVEQNARAALETADYGYVLETGEVVQSGPAKDLIHDPRLITAYLGGH, encoded by the coding sequence ATGACCGCGATGTTTTCCATGACCGACGTGACCGTCTGCTACGACAATGTCGAGGCTGTCCGGAACGTCTCGCTGGCCGTCGAGGAAGGCCAGATCGTCACCGTGATCGGCCCGAACGGCGCCGGCAAGACCACGCTGCTGATGGCCGCGATCGGCCTGCTGGCTTCGCGCGGCCGCATGGAGTTTCAAGGCAACGACATCGGAAAACTGGCCGTCGAGGACCGCGTCGAGCGCAGGCTGTGCCTGGTGCCGGAGAAGCGCGAGCTGTTTGCGGACATGTCGGTCGCCGACAACCTCCTGCTCGGCTCCTACAGCCTGCGCGACCGCTCCGGCGTCCAGAAGACGCTGGACGAGGTCTATGACCGCTTCCCCCGCCTGAAAGAACGCCAGCGCCAGGCCGCCGGCACGCTCTCGGGCGGCGAGCGCCAGATGCTCGCGCTCGGGCGCGCGCTGATGGCAAAGCCCAAGCTGTTGATGCTGGACGAGCCGAGCTTGGGCCTCGCGCCGCTGATCGTGCGCGAGATCTTTCGCACCATCGCGTCGCTGCGCGACCTCGGCGTCTCGATCCTGCTGGTCGAGCAGAACGCCCGCGCCGCGCTGGAGACGGCCGATTACGGCTATGTGCTCGAGACCGGCGAGGTCGTGCAATCCGGCCCCGCCAAGGACCTTATCCACGATCCCCGGCTGATCACCGCCTATCTCGGCGGGCACTGA
- a CDS encoding branched-chain amino acid ABC transporter permease, producing the protein MTSDIAAILGIDGIATGAVYALVAIGTVLIFTVTRVIFIPFGDIAAFTALTLAALDAKRFPGTGALVVILACLATLIEILSLLRAGELRLLPRALLFYLALPLAVVGAAWLTMRLDPPLAVRLILALMLIMPISPLLDRIVFRPIADGTVLLLLTVSVALHFALVGLGLLFFGPEGVRTEPLTSLSTEFAGVLISGQTMLIVIAALVFSGLLYLFFDFTLVGKSLRATAVNRTGSRLMGIRPARAGTIAYLLGSLMAGVSGILIAPVNTVFYDSGFLIGLKAFVGAIVGGMTSYPGAAIGAVGVGILESFASFESSALKDVIVFSLLIPILIWRSLASLHSEEEIEE; encoded by the coding sequence ATGACGAGCGACATCGCAGCCATCCTTGGGATCGACGGGATCGCCACCGGCGCAGTCTATGCGCTGGTGGCGATCGGGACCGTCCTCATCTTCACGGTGACGCGGGTCATCTTCATTCCCTTCGGCGACATCGCGGCGTTCACCGCACTGACGCTGGCGGCGCTCGATGCCAAGCGCTTTCCGGGAACCGGCGCGCTGGTCGTGATCCTCGCTTGCCTGGCGACTTTGATCGAGATCCTCTCGCTGCTGCGCGCCGGCGAGCTTCGGCTGCTGCCGCGCGCGCTGCTGTTCTATCTGGCGCTTCCCCTCGCCGTGGTCGGCGCGGCCTGGCTCACGATGCGGCTGGATCCGCCCCTGGCGGTCAGGCTGATCCTCGCGCTGATGCTGATCATGCCGATCTCGCCGCTGCTCGACCGCATCGTGTTCCGTCCGATCGCCGACGGCACGGTTCTTCTGCTGCTGACGGTCTCGGTGGCGCTGCACTTTGCGCTTGTCGGCCTTGGCCTGCTGTTCTTCGGCCCTGAGGGCGTGCGGACCGAACCGCTAACCTCGCTCTCGACGGAGTTCGCGGGCGTCCTGATCTCGGGCCAGACCATGCTGATCGTGATCGCGGCGCTGGTCTTCAGCGGCCTGCTCTATCTCTTCTTCGACTTCACGCTGGTCGGCAAATCGCTGCGCGCCACCGCCGTGAACCGGACCGGCTCTCGCCTGATGGGCATCAGACCCGCGCGCGCCGGCACCATCGCTTATCTGCTGGGCTCGCTGATGGCCGGCGTCTCCGGTATTTTGATCGCGCCCGTCAACACCGTGTTCTACGACTCCGGCTTCCTGATCGGCCTCAAGGCCTTCGTCGGCGCGATCGTCGGCGGCATGACCAGCTATCCCGGCGCTGCGATCGGCGCCGTCGGCGTCGGCATCCTCGAAAGCTTCGCCTCGTTCGAGAGCAGTGCGCTGAAGGACGTCATCGTGTTCTCGCTGCTGATCCCGATCCTGATCTGGCGGTCCCTCGCCTCGCTGCATTCCGAGGAGGAGATCGAGGAATGA